In one window of Bemisia tabaci chromosome 4, PGI_BMITA_v3 DNA:
- the LOC140224379 gene encoding uncharacterized protein: protein MTPGEEAFDGAYKSYSIVSPETASPYDFFEVNNVRIRDILDQHRSMPIKISSFFSTVFYHDRTKTELEYTISSIPKTLVTPRDYSEYTDSLYRDLFRRIVELEMRNSQWRLLRISALELRVYSYVPLGGGANYVIPAFIKKKRGIISFVTSKDDLCFKWAMLVKFNDGKAIKSVKTIIPFLKEYQWVSFPVTIDSLDLFESKNPNTSVNVYSYDSQLTLYPLRISKQKRSDHNNLLLYENHYYYIKNLSSLVSTRLDKEKKNTCEKCLLSFRVKKDLTNHEYSCSGRIVRGKNVTCRSEKLPTELLRRNALFVPENLVPDISFSVAVHSALNGAVPEELSEMEPPVTVNDIDNFNRESTDVLINLYTSTNQKIYPLVVTKNSKISSKNRMINLYMSQSKTYYHITSLSRLVRAQVTRNEHSIAICHRCLNHFYSEEALCRHMDLCGPNPEARVRVPSRENCKLNFKKFKYKIRVKIVIYADFETILKPIDRSTLNGNTKFYQRHEPNSFCMLVVNDFDRSTLPRLYRGPDAVKVFFEYLREEADKVIDYMTRYTPYDKSKVSEFDPTMCHICERAIVPPQKAVVDHFHQGDGGPIRGYAHVLCNLEYTEPDYLNIYFHNLVYDGKLLIPYLNEIPGRIHVIAKSDEEYMTFTKYYTKGGFTVKLRFIDSFKILPSSLETLVARLGGRKELFVQTRKVIPDHLMHLTMRKQVFPYSYITDWEKFNETQLPDRSEFFNDLTKEPCSVENYNFVKECWEKFNLKSLGALNDHYLTLDCTLLADCMEHYRNSAHLSHGLDVAHFISTPGFTWNAALYHTRKEIELLTDINMYYAFKNSIRGGLVVCKKRYARANNKYVNPNFDPNIDVPSYLFMVDFNNLYGKVMCDYLPLHSFRWMNDSELQFVRQNILSISNESSEGYFLVCDLSYGRELHDLHSRLLPVLTENITPGNSNMQN, encoded by the coding sequence ATGACACCAGGAGAGGAGGCTTTCGATGGAGCGTATAAATCTTATAGTATAGTAAGTCCGGAAACAGCTTCACCATATGATTTTTTTGAGGTTAATAATGTAAGAATTAGAGATATTTTGGATCAACATCGTAGCATGCCGATAaaaatttcatcctttttttcaaCTGTATTTTATCACGACAGGACCAAAACTGAATTAGAATATACGATAAGTTCAATACCGAAAACCCTTGTAACGCCTAGAGACTATAGTGAATATACAGATTCTTTGTATAGAGACTTGTTTCGTAGGATAGTAGAGTTAGAGATGCGGAACAGTCAGTGGAGGTTATTGAGAATATCCGCATTAGAATTAAGGGTGTATTCGTATGTACCATTGGGAGGAGGAGCAAATTACGTGATACCggcttttataaaaaaaaagcgaGGTATAATTTCGTTCGTGACGTCCAAGGATGATTTGTGTTTCAAATGGGCGATGTTAGTTAAATTTAACGACGGCAAGGCAATAAAATCTGTTAAGACTATCATCCCTTTTTTGAAAGAATATCAGTGGGTAAGTTTTCCCGTGACGATAGATTCGCTCGATTTGTTCGAAAGTAAGAACCCCAACACTTCGGTGAATGTATATTCGTACGATAGTCAACTTACGTTGTACCCTCTTAGGAtctccaaacaaaaaagaaGTGACCATAATAATTTGTTACTGTACGAAAATCATTattattatataaaaaatttaagcagTCTCGTCTCGACTAGATTGGATAAGGAGAAAAAGAATACGTGTGAAAAGTGTCTTTTGAGTTTTAGAGTGAAGAAAGATTTGACCAATCACGAATATTCTTGTAGTGGAAGGATCGTGCGAGGGAAGAATGTAACGTGTCGAAGTGAGAAATTACCCACTGAGCTTTTAAGACGTAATGCTTTGTTCGTGCCGGAAAATCTTGTGCCTGACATATCTTTTAGCGTGGCGGTTCACTCTGCTCTGAATGGAGCGGTGCCGGAAGAGTTGTCAGAAATGGAGCCACCGGTAACAGTGAACGACATAGATAATTTTAATAGGGAAAGTACGGATGTTTTAATTAACCTGTACACTAGTACAAACCAGAAAATTTATCCTTTAGTAgtgacaaaaaattccaaaatatcgAGTAAAAACCGAATGATTAATTTGTACATGTCACAGAGTAAAACTTATTATCATATAACAAGTCTGAGTAGACTGGTTCGGGCACAAGTAACGCGTAATGAACATAGCATTGCAATTTGTCATAGAtgtttaaatcatttttataGTGAGGAAGCGCTGTGTAGACACATGGATTTGTGTGGACCAAATCCGGAAGCTCGTGTTCGAGTACCCTCCCGCGAAAATTGTAAACTAAACTTTAAGAAATTCAAGTataaaattagagtaaaaataGTAATTTATGCAGATTTCGAGACGATTTTAAAACCGATAGATAGATCAACTTTGAACGGGAAcactaaattttatcaaaggcaCGAGCCGAACAGTTTTTGTATGTTAGTAGTTAACGATTTTGATAGGTCAACTCTCCCGCGCTTGTATCGAGGGCCGGACGCTGTTAAGGTATTTTTTGAATATCTGAGAGAAGAGGCGGACAAGGTCATCGACTATATGACTCGGTACACGCCGTACGATAAGTCCAAAGTTTCCGAATTTGATCCCACCATGTGTCACATTTGCGAACGAGCTATCGTGCCTCCTCAAAAAGCTGTTGTCGATCATTTTCACCAAGGAGACGGAGGACCCATCAGGGGTTACGCTCATGTTTTGTGTAATCTTGAGTACACTGAACCTGACTAtcttaatatttattttcataatttagtTTACGACGGAAAGTTACTTATTCCTTATTTGAACGAAATTCCAGGAAGAATACATGTAATCGCAAAAAGCGACGAGGAATATATGACGTTTACGAAATATTACACTAAAGGAGGGTTTACGGTGAAATTGCGATTCATTGACTCGTTCAAAATATTGCCGAGCTCACTTGAAACCTTAGTTGCCAGACTTGGCGGTCGAAAAGAATTGTTCGTTCAAACAAGGAAAGTAATCCCTGATCATTTAATGCATTTGACAATGCGAAAACAGGTTTTTCCTTATAGTTATATTACCGATTGGGAGAAGTTTAATGAAACACAGTTGCCGGACAGGTCAGAATTTTTCAACGATTTAACGAAAGAACCATGTTCCGtggaaaattacaattttgtaaaagagtgttgggaaaaatttaatttaaaatctttGGGTGCACTGAACGATCATTATTTAACCTTGGATTGTACACTCCTCGCAGACTGCATGGAGCACTACCGGAATTCCGCTCATTTATCGCACGGGCTGGATGTAGCCCATTTTATCAGCACgccagggttcacgtggaacgCCGCGCTTTACCACACGCGGAAAGAAATCGAATTATTGACCGATATTAATATGTACTACGCATTTAAGAATAGCATACGAGGGGGATTAGTCGTGTGTAAAAAACGATATGCACGAGCAAATAATAAATATGTTAATCCGAATTTTGATCCAAACATTGATGTGCCGAGTTATCTGTTTATGGtggattttaataatttatacGGGAAAGTAATGTGTGATTATTTACCTTTGCATTCGTTCCGATGGATGAACGATTCAGAATTACAATTTGTTCGGCAGAATATTTTGAGTATATCGAACGAGTCCAGTGAGGGATATTTTCTAGTTTGCGATTTGAGTTACGGACGGGAGCTCCACGACCTCCATTCGCGGTTGCTACCTGTGTTAACGGAAAATATTACTCCTGGAAACTCGAATATGCAAAATTGA